From a region of the Castanea sativa cultivar Marrone di Chiusa Pesio chromosome 10, ASM4071231v1 genome:
- the LOC142612344 gene encoding uncharacterized protein LOC142612344: MSGIDIVLYYGRLLKNADADQGLPFVRPGINMEFTQIDRRLKTLDELKKIVMEELCVNPTMHNVEITYRMPIEILKDKINYKYMAIKADKQVKMMFDKLERIAEVTMIELYIQLEPRAKVDYVDETTAINSEDFVNRDEFEEMIEQRDFGDLERDIDDDKTLDGSEPDADNANSVQNITNTIPAYAPPTLSFSANIWKNMVDPSYIEIPFVSTWRQGMNLCKGLTFANKMEMQCALRTCALKENKNFIITRLTKTKLTVKCVDESCKWYVCAVMKPNLHRLWMVTVYTGPHTCIPIGVRNDGRMMTCNFIASDILKKISKDHTTPIKYLIDMIETKYEGHKPSYYKVWDAKQKAIATIFGNWGESYQKLQKLLMTYIDQDPTTQVFFHTTYTDEDDIVMLHYVFWSFGQCIDGFKYCKPGPVGGGFYNASEIRLAT, translated from the exons ATGAGTGGAATTGATATAGTCCTATACTACGGTCGTCTGCTTAAGAACGCCGATGCGGACCAGGGATTGCCATTTGTAAGGCCGGGTATAAATATGGAGTTCACCCAAATTGATCGTAGGTTGAAgacccttgatgaattgaagaagaTAGTTATGGAAGAATTGTGTGTGAATCCTACTATGCACAACGTAgaaattacttatcgtatgccaaTTGAAATCTTGAAGGAtaagattaattacaagtatatggcgATAAAAGCAGACAAACAAGTAAAGATgatgtttgacaagttggagagaaTAGCCGAAGTGACTATgattgagttgtacatacagttggagccgcgtgcaAAAGTTG actatgttgatgagactactgccaTTAACAGTGAAGATTTTGTTAATAGAGATGAGTTTGAAGAGATGATTGAACAAAGGGACTTTGGGGACcttgagagggacattgatgacgataAGACATTGGATGGAAGTGAACCTGATGCAGACAATGCTAatagtgtccaaaacattacgaacacaatccctgcctacgcacCTCCTACCTTGTCATTTTCGGcaaatatttggaaaaatatggttgatccttcatATATTGAGAtaccatttgtgtctacttggagacaagggatgaatttgtgcaaaggattGACTTTTGCCAATAAAATGGAGATGCAGTGCGCATTAAGAACTTGTGCccttaaggaaaacaaaaattttataatcacTAGGTTGACGAAGACAAAACTTACTGTGAAATGCGTGgatgagtcatgcaagtggtatgtctgCGCAGTCATGAAGCCCAATCTCCACAGactatggatggtcaccgtgtatacaggtcctcacacgtgtataccgaTTGGGGTacgaaatgatggtagaatgatgacttgtaattttattgcatcaGACATCCTTAAGAAGATAAGTAAGGATCATACTACCCCAATTAAGTATCTCATAGATATGATAGAGACGAAATATGAGGGtcataagccttcttactacaaggtatgggatgcaaaacaaaaagcGATTGCTACAATATTTGGGAATTGGGGAGAGTCTTACCAAAAGTTGCAAAAGTTGTTAATGACATATATTGATCAGGATCCGACTACTCAGGTGTTCTTTCATACCACATACACCGATGAAGATGACATCGTAatgttgcattatgtgttttggtctttcggtcAGTGCATTGATGGATTCAAATATTGCAAGCCG ggTCCAGTTGGGGGTGGTTTTTATAATGCCTCAGAGATACGATTAGCCACGTGA